One region of Halomicrobium sp. LC1Hm genomic DNA includes:
- the larB gene encoding nickel pincer cofactor biosynthesis protein LarB, whose protein sequence is MRELLDAVAAGEVTPAEAEAELAGYATGEAGRFDATREQRSGVPEAVLADGKTPTEVAQLAATALSTTGRAIVTRADEAQAGAVRERLDDVAPAATLSWSERSRWLVAHGPEYERPDLDASVGVVTAGTSDAVPAGEAAMIVREMGADVERVDDVGVASLVRVVDQLPALREQDVLIVAAGREGALPTVVAGLVDVPVIGLPVSTGYGHAGEGEAALSGMLQSCTALSTVNVDAGFTAGTQAGLIARQIDDASGA, encoded by the coding sequence ATGCGCGAACTACTCGACGCCGTCGCCGCGGGCGAGGTCACGCCCGCCGAGGCCGAGGCGGAACTCGCCGGCTACGCCACGGGCGAGGCCGGTCGATTCGACGCGACCCGGGAGCAACGCTCCGGCGTCCCGGAGGCGGTGCTGGCGGACGGAAAGACACCGACGGAGGTCGCACAGCTGGCCGCGACCGCGCTGTCGACGACCGGTCGAGCAATCGTCACACGGGCCGACGAAGCCCAGGCCGGTGCGGTCCGCGAGCGACTCGACGACGTGGCACCGGCGGCGACGCTGTCCTGGTCCGAGCGCTCCCGCTGGCTCGTGGCCCACGGTCCGGAGTACGAACGACCCGACCTCGATGCCAGCGTCGGCGTCGTCACCGCCGGCACCTCCGACGCGGTCCCGGCGGGCGAGGCGGCGATGATCGTTCGCGAGATGGGGGCCGACGTAGAGCGCGTCGACGACGTCGGCGTCGCCAGCCTCGTCCGCGTCGTCGACCAGCTCCCGGCCCTGCGCGAGCAGGACGTGTTGATCGTCGCCGCCGGTCGCGAGGGGGCGCTGCCGACGGTCGTCGCCGGCCTCGTCGACGTGCCGGTGATCGGGCTCCCGGTCTCGACCGGCTACGGCCACGCCGGTGAGGGCGAAGCGGCGCTGTCCGGCATGCTCCAGTCCTGTACCGCCCTCTCGACGGTCAACGTCGACGCCGGCTTCACGGCCGGCACGCAGGCCGGGCTGATCGCCCGCCAGATCGACGATGCGAGCGGTGCGTAA
- a CDS encoding DNA-binding protein produces the protein MADLIVKAAVKEELDDMNVASDFYTALDDEVEELLADAARRAEANDRKTVQPRDL, from the coding sequence ATGGCAGACCTAATCGTCAAAGCAGCCGTGAAGGAAGAGCTCGATGACATGAACGTTGCCTCCGACTTCTACACAGCCCTCGACGACGAGGTCGAGGAGCTGCTCGCAGACGCCGCCCGCCGAGCCGAGGCCAACGACCGGAAGACCGTCCAGCCGCGCGACCTGTAA
- a CDS encoding GIY-YIG nuclease family protein, translating into MSDHYVYVLRCADDTLYTGYTTDVQRRVAEHDAGEGAKYTRGRTPVALVHVESFESRSAAMSREYEIKQYSRGRKERLIECDCRE; encoded by the coding sequence ATGAGCGACCACTACGTCTACGTCCTGCGCTGTGCCGACGACACGCTGTACACGGGCTACACGACGGACGTACAGCGCCGCGTGGCCGAACACGACGCGGGCGAGGGCGCGAAGTACACCCGCGGTCGGACGCCCGTAGCGCTGGTCCACGTCGAGTCCTTCGAGAGCCGCTCGGCCGCGATGAGCCGCGAGTACGAGATCAAGCAGTACTCACGGGGGCGAAAAGAGCGGCTGATCGAGTGCGACTGTCGGGAGTAG
- the rpiA gene encoding ribose-5-phosphate isomerase RpiA produces the protein MKQGGSDDAKRAAGESAAEAVEDGMVVGLGTGSTAAHAIRAIGAAVDAGLDVTGIPTSFQSRELARDAGIPLTDLDAAEVDLAIDGADQVAGGCLIKGGGAAHAREKIVDTAADRLLVVVDPTKEADVLDHPVPLELLPAARRPVAAAVERLGGEPALRRAERKDGPVVTDNGNLVLDCAFGAIADPAALAADLATIPGVVEHGLFVGVADEIHCGTDDGVAVREL, from the coding sequence ATGAAACAGGGCGGAAGCGACGACGCGAAGCGCGCGGCGGGAGAATCGGCCGCCGAGGCCGTCGAAGACGGCATGGTGGTCGGACTCGGGACCGGCTCTACCGCGGCCCACGCGATACGGGCGATCGGCGCGGCCGTCGACGCCGGGCTGGACGTGACCGGGATTCCGACCTCGTTTCAGTCCCGCGAACTCGCGCGGGACGCCGGGATCCCGCTGACCGACCTCGACGCCGCCGAGGTCGACCTCGCGATCGACGGCGCGGACCAGGTCGCTGGCGGGTGTCTCATCAAGGGCGGCGGCGCGGCCCACGCCCGCGAGAAGATCGTCGACACGGCGGCCGACCGGCTCCTCGTCGTCGTCGATCCGACCAAGGAGGCGGACGTGCTCGACCACCCGGTCCCACTCGAACTGCTGCCGGCCGCCAGACGGCCCGTCGCGGCGGCCGTCGAGCGACTCGGCGGGGAGCCGGCGCTTCGCCGCGCCGAGCGCAAGGACGGGCCGGTCGTGACCGACAACGGCAACCTCGTGCTCGACTGCGCGTTCGGTGCGATCGCCGACCCCGCTGCGCTGGCGGCGGACCTCGCGACGATCCCCGGCGTCGTCGAGCACGGCCTGTTCGTCGGCGTGGCCGACGAGATCCACTGCGGGACCGACGACGGTGTCGCCGTCAGAGAACTGTAG